DNA sequence from the Sediminibacillus dalangtanensis genome:
TTGCTTTTGACGCCTATGCTTTTGTCCAATTACATAATTATTGTGCAACAATTTGTTCTTTTAGATCTCTTACAAAAGAATCCCCTTTAAGCATCTCAATCTCAAATTTATATGGAGGTTTTTTGTTCTTTTTATCTTCTCCTACATATGGGGTTTCCAAAATCTTCGGTAGTTCTTCCAGTTGAGGATGATGGACAATGTTGTGAAGCGCATCAAACCCTATATGACCAAAGCCGATATTTTCATGACGATCTTTCCCGGCTCCGCGTACGTTTTTGCTATCATTGACATGGACGACTTTTAATCGGTCTAATCCGATTACCCGATCGAACTCGTCAAGGACACCATCAAAGTCATGAACGATGTCATAACCTGCATCGTGAGTGTGGCAAGTGTCAAAACAGACAGACAACTTTTCATTCAGCTTGACACCGTCGATAATTCTCGCCAATTCATCGAAATTCCTACCAACCTCTGAGCCTTTTCCAGCCATCGTCTCTAAGGCTATCTGCACTTGCTGGTCTTTATGGAGTACCTCATCCAAACCTTCGATGATCTTCTCTATCCCTTTGTCAGCGCCTGCTCCCACATGTGCACCAGGATGCAGGACAATTTGTTTTGCACCTAAGGCTTCCGTACGCTCAATTTCACTTCTCAAAAAATTGATTCCGAGTTCAAACGTCTCTTTTTTTGTCGTGTTGCCAATGTTGATAATATAAGGGGCATGGACGACGAGATCAACAATGCCGTTTTCCGCCATATGCCTGCGCCCATTTTCAATATTCAATTCTTCCAGTGGACGCCGGCGTGTATTTTGCGGCGCTCCTGTATAAATCATAAATGCATTGGAACCGTAAGATACAGCTTCCTCACTCGATCCCAACAACATTTTTTTACCACTCATCGATACGTGCGAACCTATTTTCAGCAATTCCTCCACCTCTTTGCTCTTTTTCTATAACCATTATAACATAATAATGATTATTTTTTATACTTATCACGATTTAACTTTTTCTTTACTTGCTCCTTCTGTTGCTTCATTTTCTTTTTGTAACCTGGTTTCACTTTTTTTGGTTTACGGACCTTGCGCCATGCTTCTTTTTCCGCGTCTGATTCAGCTTTTTTCCTTGTGCTTCGTTCGTTCCAAGCTTTTACTTCCTTCCATTCTCCATCTTTTACGTCAAAGCTGGTGAATGTCAATCCTTTTTTCTCCAGTTTTTCAATTAGCTGAACATCTTGATCGGTGTACAGATTGATCGCTGTACCTTCCATCCCTGCGCGCGCTGTACGGCCAACTCGATGGATATAAAATTCTTCTTCTTTGGGCAGCTGGGCATTGATTACATGGCTGACACCTTTAATATCGATACCTCTAGCCGCCAGATCGGTAGCAACAATATATTGATAACGAAGATTTTGAATTTCCTTCAACACCCGTTTTCTTTCTCTCGGAGAAAGCCCTCCATGAATAAGCCCTACATCCATTCCTTTTTCGGTCAGCTCTTCCGCAAGTTGGTTAGCCAATTCCTTTCCATTTGTAAAAATAATTGCCAAGTAAGGTTGAATGGCTCCTGATATACGAAAGACCATTTCCGAAACAGAACGATGCCGTAAAGGTACTAGTCTATGCTCCATCGTTTCCGGTGAAAGCTTATGTTCATCTGCAGTTAAGTGCGCCGGATTCTCCAAATATTTTTTTAAGAACGGCTGCAGCCTTTCCGGAATGGTCGCAGAAAATACGAGGAGCTGTATTTCCTGATTTGTCTTTACCAACGTCTTGTCGACCTCTTGAATGAAACCAAGATCAAGCATTAAGTCCGCTTCATCGACAACGAATGCCTTGGCATTATATAAATCAAGTGCTCCTTCCTCGACAAGGTCCAATATTCTCCCCGGGGTACCGACAACAATATGTGGCTGTTCTTTCAGCTTTTCAATCGATCTTTTTTTATCCGTTCCGCCAATCAGCAATTTCGCATTCCAGCGATGATCTTTGTTGGCATAATGAATGATTTTCCTTACTTCGTCATAAATTTGGATAGCCAGTTCCCTTGTAGGTGCTGTAACCACAAATTGAACCTGTTTTTTCGTTTCCTCCATTTCATTAAACAATGGTAGTAAATAAGCATGGGTTTTGCCGGATCCAGTGTGGGATTGGCCAATCACACTCTCCCCTCTCAGAACGGCAGGAATCACCTTCTCCTGGATCGGGGTCGGTTTATGGAAATCAAGTCGGTCAATGACGTCATTGATAACAGGATGCAAAGAATATTGTCTAAAATGATGGTTTTTCATTAATAAACTCCTTTAAATTGACTTTTGCTACTTTCCTATTATAGTGGAGAAAGAGGTATTTTGCACGGTAATCCTTCCCAGATTCACACATTGCCTCTTGTATGGCAACCAAAAAAGCTACTTTCAGAAACAGTCATAACTGATGAATATTTTTGTCATATTGTAGTTTTACCTTTATAATGAAACTGATGCCCTGAAAACAAAAAGTAGTGAAGTTATATATTAGAGGGGGAACCGTAATCATGGAAGTAATTAAAATAGCTCCGCGCGGTTATTGTTATGGAGTAGTTGACGCAATGGTCATAGCTCAGAATGCGGTTAAGGATCCGAATCTGCCAAGACCTATTTATATATTAGGAATGATCGTGCACAATTCTCATGTCACCAAAGCCTTTGAAAGCGAGGGGGTCATCACCCTCGATGGAAAAAACAGAGGAGAGCTTCTGGAAGAAATTGAAGAGGGTACGGTGGTTTTCACGGCTCACGGCGTTTCACCGGAAGTGAAAAAAAGAGCAGAAGCGAAGGGGTTGACGGTACTGGATGCCACTTGTCCCGATGTCACCCGGACGCATGATCTGATACGCGAGAAGGTAAAAGAAGGTTACGAAGTAGTTTATATTGGCAAAAAAGGTCATCCAGAACCGGAAGGTGCCATGGGGGTGGCCCCTGGTAAAGTCCATTTAGTGCAAACGGAAGAGGATGTAGAGAAACTGCACCTGGATAACGAGAAACTGATCGTAACCAACCAAACCACAATGAGTCAATGGGATGTATATGATGTCATGCAAAAGGTAAAAGAAAAATATCCACAAACGGAAATGGTACAAGAGATTTGCATGGCAACACAGGTACGTCAAGAAGCCGTAGCTGAACAAGCAAAAGAAGCAGACCTGACGCTTGTTGTCGGAGATCCGCGCAGTAACAATTCCAATCGTCTGGCACAAGTTTCACAGGAAATTGCAGGGACTATAGCATACCGAATTGCTGATGTTTCGGAAATCAAGCTGGAGTGGCTGGAAGGAGTTAGCAAGGTAGCAGTAACAGCCGGCGCTTCTACCCCGACTCCGATCACAAAAGAAGTAATTCGCTTCATCGAAAATTTTGATGCAGCACAGGAAGACTGGGATCTTCAATCCAAGGTAGAACAAAGCAAAATTCTGCCGAAAGTCAAAGCAAAGAAAAAAGCATAAAAGAAAAACCGCGAAGAAAGCATATCTTCGCGGTTTTTTTGATCATTCTATTGGCTCTATACTGAATGTGGTTAAATAGGCTCTATAGAGCGAAATAGTGTAGCAGAGGAAATATGGCCTCCTGTGGAAAAACAGGCCGCCGAGACCCTGCAGCGGGCTTTGCGAGGAGGCTCGGACGTTCGTCCGCGGAAAGCGAGTGTATTTCCTCTGCGACCGAAGTAAAACTACTATTTTTATGGAATGAGCCATTCGATAAAGAGATGGTGGAGTGAATAATCACACCACCACATTTGACAGAGAACCGAAACATTTTCACATAAAATGAAACGGTTCGGTATTCACCCTGGAAACGATCACTTCGGGTGCATTGGATTTATCGAACTTCTGCTGTAAGAAAGACTGAACAGCTTGTTTCATGAACTTTTCTACATGATGTCCTGGATCAATCAGTTTCAATCCCATCTGCCAAGCATCCTGCGCTTCATGAAAACTGAGGTCTCCGGTTATATACACGTCTGCTCCTTGTTGAAATGCATGCTTGATATAATCTTCGCCACTTCCGCCTAAAACCGCGACCCGTTTTACCTCCTCGTCCAGATTTCCCACGATTCTTAAGCTAGGAACCTGATAGCTTTCTTTTACGAGTTCACCTAATTCACGCAGCGTCATGCTTTTCTGTAAGTCTCCAATACGCCCGACCCCGATTTCTTCTCCTTTATTTTTCATCGGATAAAGATCATATGCAGGTTCTTCATATGGATGAGCAGTTTTTATTGCATCCAGCACACGGGAAAGTTTACTTTCCGGAATGACCGTCTCCAATCTGTCTTCCTCTACCCGTGCCAATTCTCCTTTGGTACCGATAAATGGCTGTGTCCCATCCAACGGCTTAAAGGTCCCTTCTCCTTTTACCCGAAAACTGCAATGACTGTAGTCTCCGATATGACCTGCTCCTTGATTTCCAATTGCTTCTCTGACCTTCTCCGTATAATCAACAGGAACATATATCGCAAGTTTAATAAGCTTGTCTTGCTCTGACGGCACCAGGACCGAAGTCCTACGTAAACCTAGTCGCTCGGTCAGAATATCACTAACCCCGCCTCTAGTTATATCTAAATTGGTATGAGCGGCATACACAGTGATCCCGTTTTCGATTAATTTAGTGATCGTCCGACCTTTAGGTGTCGTCGTATCGATTTGTTTTAAGGATTTAAACAATAAAGGGTGATGGGCAATGATCAAGTCGACGTCCGCTTCCGCTGCTTCTTCAGCGACTGATTCAAGGACGTCCAATGTAATCATCACTTTTTTGACAGGCTTGTCCAACGTTCCCACTTGTAATCCGACATTATCCCACTTATAGGCTAGTCCAGGAGGCACCCACGCTTCAAAAGCATCAATGATTTGCCTTCCTGATACTTGCATTTGAGTCAAGTTAAAACCTCCTTAATAAGTTTTATTTCATGACGGAAAATTTCCATCTTTTTTACATCCGGGTACTTCGCCTTTTTCATCTGCTTTATCACTCGTTCCCGTTTTTCTAGTTCCATTTTCCACTTTCTTTGGAAAGGATCCGACTTCTCTTTCATCAAATAAGGACCCAGCAGCAATTCCGTTTCTGTCATGGAATACGCGATATTTGAAGAAATGGCGGAAATCACTTCATAGATGTGTCCTGCTTCTTCGATGATCGCTTCCCCATTCAGTCGGTAGCCATTTTCTTGAAGCCAAACCCTGACAGCTCTTGCTTCTACATTGGGTTGAGCAATAATTTGTCCGACACCTGCCAGCTTCTCTTTTCCCTTCTCCAGAATCGTGGAAATCAAACTGCCCCCCATGCCTGCAATGACCACTTGGTTGACTTCATTGGCAGATATAACCGCAAGGCCATCACCTTTACGCACTTCTATCCTGTCTGTCAGCCCTTCTTCAGCGACTGTGCTTTTAGCACTCTGGTAGGGACCTTCGTTTATTTCGCCCGCTATCGCTTTTGCCTGTTCGTCCATATGACAAACATATACGGGTAAGTATGCATGGTCAGAACCAATATCAGCGAATAACGCTCCTCTTGGTAAAAAGGATGCAATACATTGTATACGATCAGACACCAGTCTCTCATTCATTCCCATTAACTCCTTTTTCTTTTTCACCGGATTCTTTTCTAAGAATTTAATTACAAGGCTTTTTCTCTGATGAAAAGGCAAAGCGCATCCTCTCCGGAAAGCTTAATCCAAGCCTTAGTTCTTAGCTTGTATCTAAAAAAGAAAGCTTTCTGGCGAAAGAAAGCTTTCTTTTGAGTATTACTGATGTTCAGATAACCATTGCGCAAGCATATCGGCTTCGCTGTCACTTACAAGGCCGCCTGGCATTCCTCCGTCCGTACCGTTCATGATAATTTCATGTATTTCATCCTTGGAATATCTGCCTCCAACTTCTTGCAGATTAGGACCGGCACCTCCAGACAAGTCGCCTCCGTGACAGGTAGCACAATTATTCTGGAAAATTGCTTCCGGATCATCGGACGCTGCTTCTTCACCGCCGCCTTCTCCAGATTCCTCCTGCTGACTCCCCTCTTCACCGGCTTGTTGAATGTCCTCATATTGATTCAGACCGACTACAGATAAAACAATCATTGTAAGTATTCCCAACACTGCGATAATTGCAAAAGGGATAACTGGGTTTCTTTTCATGTCTTTGTCCTCCTTATGTAATCCCCAAACTTGTCTTTACAGACCAAACTACATATATTTTACTTGAAAATGTGACAAGAGAAAAGGGAAATGACAAGAATTTTTTATATAATCACATAGTATATTACCATAATCGTACCAATCATTCCTGCCCCAAACAAGTATTTATCTTTCTGTTTATAGCCGGCAATCAACCATCCTGCCAATTGAATCGAAATCGCTATTGGTGTAATCCAAGGAGTTTTTGTCACCATTTGGACTATATCAATAGTGATGATCAGCAGAATCCCCAGTATAACAAGCTTGGCTACAGGTATTTTTACAGCCTTTATATTCGAAAACACTCGGTAACATGCATAGGAAATCAAAAGAAAAATAAATGCCAGGAACATTTGCAATCTGTCTGGGAATTCAGTAAAATTGATTACAAGATATGTTAGCGGTAACATCACAATATCAGAAAAGAGCAGAAACACCAGCTTCAGGTTCATGGAAGGTTTTACAGGCTCGTCTATCCCCTCTCCCTGGGAATAGAGAGCCAGTAAAAAGTCACAATATTCACCCGGTAAAAGCCTGCTCTGCTTCCATTGCTGAATTTCCCTAATAATGATTTCTTTTTTCTCAGTAGCCATCCTACTCCCCCATCCGATTTCCTGTAATACCAATCGGCAAACGGTTCCTGTTATAGAGGAATATCCATGGCGGGTATGAACTGCCTAACCGATTTAGCATTTTTAATCCCTTTGAAGCAAAATCAAAGTCATTGTACGGACGCACAATGACTTAGCTGAGCTCCAAACAGTCCGCATGAACAGATTTTTTTACTCAAGGAAATCTTTTAACCGCTTGCTCCGGCTTGGATGGCGTAACTTGCGTAGAGCTTTCGCTTCAATTTGTCTAATACGTTCTCTGGTCACACCAAATACTTTTCCTACTTCTTCGAGCGTTCTAGTTCGACCATCATCTAAACCGAAACGAAGCCGCAATACGTTTTCTTCGCGATCTGTCAACGTGTCCAGTACATCTTCCAACTGTTCCTTCAACAGTTCATATGCTGCATGATCGGAAGGTGAAGTAGCTTCCTGGTCCTCAATGAAGTCGCCTAAATGGGAGTCGTCCTCTTCACCAATCGGTGTTTCGAGGGACACTGGTTCCTGTGCTATTTTCAAAATCTCCCGGACTTTATCAGGGGTTAACTCCATTTCTTTCGCAATTTCTTCCGGTATAGGCTCTCTGCCCAGATCTTGCAAAAGCTGACGCTGTACGCGAATCAACTTATTGATGGTTTCCACCATATGGACTGGTATCCGTATCGTCCTCGCCTGGTCCGCTATTGCTCGTGTTATCGCCTGACGGATCCACCACGTGGCATAGGTGCTGAATTTATACCCTTTTCGATAGTCAAATTTTTCAACTGCTTTAATCAAGCCCATATTGCCTTCCTGGATCAAATCAAGGAACAGCATTCCGCGGCCGACATAACGCTTTGCAATACTTACGACAAGTCGGAGGTTTGCTTCAGCCAGTCTTCTTTTGGCCTCTTCCTCGCCTTCTTCAATCCGCTTTGCCAAGTTAATTTCTTCTGTGGCAGAAAGCAAATCAACTCTTCCGATCTCTTTCAAATACATCCTGACCGGATCATTGATTTTTATCCCCAAAGGCACGCTCAAATCATTTAAGTCGAATTCCTCTTCTTTTGAAAGCTGCTGCATGCTCGGATCCTCTTCGGAATCACCGATTACTTCTACACCTTGCTCATTCAGGTACTCATAAAACTCGTCCATCTGCTCTGATTCCAACTCAAAGTTGGACAAACGCTCTGCAACTTCTTCATATGCTAGCACCCCGCGCTTTTTTCCCAGTTCAAGTAACTGGTCCTTCGCTTGCTCCAGGGTTAGCTCATTTTCATTTTCTTTAGAACGTGATGGCTTGTTATCTGCCATGAGTCCCCCTCCTTCCAGACTTACTTCTATATCAATGAATTGAATTTTTCAATTGCTTTCTAATCTCAAGAATCTGCATAGCTATCTGGGCGGCCTTTACATGATCATTTTGTTTTTCTGCCTGTTTTTGCTCCGCTTTTAGAGATTTAATAGCTGCTTCATCACTGTGTTCCACTCGGATGAGACGAATATAGTCATTAATCTCCCTATCGCTGATATCCTGGTGGATAGGCATCATTGCAATTTGGACAACTAAACTTTGGATGGACGGGTCTGGAAGTCTTTCCACAAACAGACTGACATCCGGCCCGTTTCCTTCTTCATAATAAGCATATAAATAGGTAACAATGACTTGATGCTGCTCTACGTTAAACGATCCGCCTAGTTCGTCTTTCACTTTTTCAGCAATCGATCTATCGTTTAGCATATAAGCAATCAACTGCTTCTCTGCATTATGGTAAGCGGGAAGTAATTTCTTTTGACTGTACGGTGCTTTCGCCATACTAGTATTGCTCTTATGCACCATCTTATCCTGCCTGGGACCTATCTTTTGCCTTCTAGCCATTATCTCCTGAGACAAAGTATCCATAGATAATTCAAATTCATTCGCTAATTCTTTCAAATAATGCTCCCGTTCCACAGGCCGGTCGATCAATGCGACTTCATCAAGTACACTTTCAACATATTGTATGCGATCTCCTTCCAGATTTAGATTATAATCTTTTTTCAAATATCTCATCAGGAAGGACATGTACGTATCGCTTACATCGACTACCTCTTTCCGAAAGCGCTCCGCTCCATTTTGCTGAACGAATTCGTCGGGGTCCATTCCGTTTGGCATACTGGCAACCTTTACTGTACAGCCAGCCTTTTTCAGGACCTTTGCAGCTTTGTAAGATGCCTGCACTCCCGCGTCATCCGCATCATAACAAATAACCACTGTATCCACATAGCGGCGCAGCAGTTTGGCCTGTGCTTCTGTAATGGCAGTTCCCAAGGTAGCTACGCCATTGGTGACTCCAGCTGCATAAGCCGATATCACATCTGCATAACCTTCAAACAATACGGCTTCTTCTCGTTTACGGATGTGACTTCTGGCTAAATCGAAATTATATAAAAGCCTTCCTTTATGAAACAGCTCCGATTCCGGGCTGTTCAAATATTTGGGTTCCTGATTGTTAATCGATCTTCCTCCAAATCCAACCGTTTTCCCAAGATGGTTGCGTATAGGAAAAACAACCCTTCCTCTAAACCTGTCGGAGACTTCCTGTT
Encoded proteins:
- a CDS encoding deoxyribonuclease IV, which encodes MLKIGSHVSMSGKKMLLGSSEEAVSYGSNAFMIYTGAPQNTRRRPLEELNIENGRRHMAENGIVDLVVHAPYIINIGNTTKKETFELGINFLRSEIERTEALGAKQIVLHPGAHVGAGADKGIEKIIEGLDEVLHKDQQVQIALETMAGKGSEVGRNFDELARIIDGVKLNEKLSVCFDTCHTHDAGYDIVHDFDGVLDEFDRVIGLDRLKVVHVNDSKNVRGAGKDRHENIGFGHIGFDALHNIVHHPQLEELPKILETPYVGEDKKNKKPPYKFEIEMLKGDSFVRDLKEQIVAQ
- a CDS encoding DEAD/DEAH box helicase, translated to MKNHHFRQYSLHPVINDVIDRLDFHKPTPIQEKVIPAVLRGESVIGQSHTGSGKTHAYLLPLFNEMEETKKQVQFVVTAPTRELAIQIYDEVRKIIHYANKDHRWNAKLLIGGTDKKRSIEKLKEQPHIVVGTPGRILDLVEEGALDLYNAKAFVVDEADLMLDLGFIQEVDKTLVKTNQEIQLLVFSATIPERLQPFLKKYLENPAHLTADEHKLSPETMEHRLVPLRHRSVSEMVFRISGAIQPYLAIIFTNGKELANQLAEELTEKGMDVGLIHGGLSPRERKRVLKEIQNLRYQYIVATDLAARGIDIKGVSHVINAQLPKEEEFYIHRVGRTARAGMEGTAINLYTDQDVQLIEKLEKKGLTFTSFDVKDGEWKEVKAWNERSTRKKAESDAEKEAWRKVRKPKKVKPGYKKKMKQQKEQVKKKLNRDKYKK
- a CDS encoding 4-hydroxy-3-methylbut-2-enyl diphosphate reductase, encoding MEVIKIAPRGYCYGVVDAMVIAQNAVKDPNLPRPIYILGMIVHNSHVTKAFESEGVITLDGKNRGELLEEIEEGTVVFTAHGVSPEVKKRAEAKGLTVLDATCPDVTRTHDLIREKVKEGYEVVYIGKKGHPEPEGAMGVAPGKVHLVQTEEDVEKLHLDNEKLIVTNQTTMSQWDVYDVMQKVKEKYPQTEMVQEICMATQVRQEAVAEQAKEADLTLVVGDPRSNNSNRLAQVSQEIAGTIAYRIADVSEIKLEWLEGVSKVAVTAGASTPTPITKEVIRFIENFDAAQEDWDLQSKVEQSKILPKVKAKKKA
- a CDS encoding Nif3-like dinuclear metal center hexameric protein encodes the protein MQVSGRQIIDAFEAWVPPGLAYKWDNVGLQVGTLDKPVKKVMITLDVLESVAEEAAEADVDLIIAHHPLLFKSLKQIDTTTPKGRTITKLIENGITVYAAHTNLDITRGGVSDILTERLGLRRTSVLVPSEQDKLIKLAIYVPVDYTEKVREAIGNQGAGHIGDYSHCSFRVKGEGTFKPLDGTQPFIGTKGELARVEEDRLETVIPESKLSRVLDAIKTAHPYEEPAYDLYPMKNKGEEIGVGRIGDLQKSMTLRELGELVKESYQVPSLRIVGNLDEEVKRVAVLGGSGEDYIKHAFQQGADVYITGDLSFHEAQDAWQMGLKLIDPGHHVEKFMKQAVQSFLQQKFDKSNAPEVIVSRVNTEPFHFM
- a CDS encoding tRNA (adenine(22)-N(1))-methyltransferase → MNERLVSDRIQCIASFLPRGALFADIGSDHAYLPVYVCHMDEQAKAIAGEINEGPYQSAKSTVAEEGLTDRIEVRKGDGLAVISANEVNQVVIAGMGGSLISTILEKGKEKLAGVGQIIAQPNVEARAVRVWLQENGYRLNGEAIIEEAGHIYEVISAISSNIAYSMTETELLLGPYLMKEKSDPFQRKWKMELEKRERVIKQMKKAKYPDVKKMEIFRHEIKLIKEVLT
- the cccA gene encoding cytochrome c550, whose protein sequence is MKRNPVIPFAIIAVLGILTMIVLSVVGLNQYEDIQQAGEEGSQQEESGEGGGEEAASDDPEAIFQNNCATCHGGDLSGGAGPNLQEVGGRYSKDEIHEIIMNGTDGGMPGGLVSDSEADMLAQWLSEHQ
- the rpoD gene encoding RNA polymerase sigma factor RpoD, with amino-acid sequence MADNKPSRSKENENELTLEQAKDQLLELGKKRGVLAYEEVAERLSNFELESEQMDEFYEYLNEQGVEVIGDSEEDPSMQQLSKEEEFDLNDLSVPLGIKINDPVRMYLKEIGRVDLLSATEEINLAKRIEEGEEEAKRRLAEANLRLVVSIAKRYVGRGMLFLDLIQEGNMGLIKAVEKFDYRKGYKFSTYATWWIRQAITRAIADQARTIRIPVHMVETINKLIRVQRQLLQDLGREPIPEEIAKEMELTPDKVREILKIAQEPVSLETPIGEEDDSHLGDFIEDQEATSPSDHAAYELLKEQLEDVLDTLTDREENVLRLRFGLDDGRTRTLEEVGKVFGVTRERIRQIEAKALRKLRHPSRSKRLKDFLE
- the dnaG gene encoding DNA primase, which gives rise to MNGQIPEETIEEIRKSNDIVDVVGEYVQLKKQGRNYFGLCPFHGEKTPSFSVTQDKQIFHCFGCHKGGNVVTFVMEMEGFSFFEALKHLAEKSGHTLPESYQPANQNQQVSQESQDVLSAYEWLMKLYHHLLRHTKEGKTGYQYLIDRGFTDEVIDTFQLGFSPNSKEFIVQFLEKKGFHPQTMVKAGLLSMNDQQEVSDRFRGRVVFPIRNHLGKTVGFGGRSINNQEPKYLNSPESELFHKGRLLYNFDLARSHIRKREEAVLFEGYADVISAYAAGVTNGVATLGTAITEAQAKLLRRYVDTVVICYDADDAGVQASYKAAKVLKKAGCTVKVASMPNGMDPDEFVQQNGAERFRKEVVDVSDTYMSFLMRYLKKDYNLNLEGDRIQYVESVLDEVALIDRPVEREHYLKELANEFELSMDTLSQEIMARRQKIGPRQDKMVHKSNTSMAKAPYSQKKLLPAYHNAEKQLIAYMLNDRSIAEKVKDELGGSFNVEQHQVIVTYLYAYYEEGNGPDVSLFVERLPDPSIQSLVVQIAMMPIHQDISDREINDYIRLIRVEHSDEAAIKSLKAEQKQAEKQNDHVKAAQIAMQILEIRKQLKNSIH